The sequence CTTCCCATGAAAAGATATTTTCCAATGGAATTGATCTTGAATGGCTGGTCCCGGTAATACAAAAGGGCGATATACCCACAGCAAAAAATTATTTCTATCAACTGAACGCTCTTTTTAAACGGATTGTGACCTACCCCATGATTGCCGTGGCTGCCATCACCGGTCATGCCTTTGCAGGGGGTGCAATATTGTGCTGCGCCTTTGATTTCAGATTTATGCGTTCGGACAGGGGATATTTTTGTTTTCCTGAGGTTGATCTGGGCATACCCTTTCTGCCCGGCATGAACGCCATGTTAAAAAAGGCAATACCGCTGTATAAGCTGGAAGAGATGGAATATTCCGGAAAGCGCCTGACTGCCGAAGAATGTGAACAACACCATATCATAACCAAAGCCTGCCACATCAACCAGCTTATGGATGAAACGCTCGCTTTTGCCAAAACCATGAACAAAAAGCGGGCGGTCATCAAAGAGCTGAAAAAAAGGCTCAATAAAGATATTATTCATGCTTTGGATGTTGAGGATGTGCCATATATTGAATCAGGCAAGTTCAATATTTGACGGTCTTGTAAAATATCCAACTTCTGCGTTATGCTGCATTTCGCAATCATTCAACGTACGAAAAGTACGCCTCATGATTACAAAATTTGCACGCCTTGAATTTGAACCTTTTACAAGACCGTCATATTTGATCGTTTCCTAAAAGCAAAAAACACTTTTTGTGAAACGTTTTAGCTATATGATAAAATGGATAATTGAATTAATTTACACCCAAAACTTAACACATAGAACCTGATGAATTCGGCTTTTTTAAATTCATCATTATCTAGGGTAATTTTTAAATTGGCTATTTGCAAATTTTGCGGAAAGGAAAAAACCGGAGCAGCGTCCTGTATTGAAAGTTTTATTCTTATCGATAAAAAGAAATACAGACCCATACCTTATACCAAACCCACAAATATTTTTACCAAAAAACAAAATCAAACACGGTGTCCGGACTGCAATATCAAACCCGGAGGATATCATCACGTTGGATGCAGTATGGAAATTTGCCCCAAATGTAACAGAAGATGGGTTCAGTGCCGGTGCCAGGGAGTAAAAGTTAAAATTGATGACATCAGAAACCAGGAATGCAAAATCATCCGGTTTAATGAAAAAAAATAGAGGAGGAAAAGCATGTCAGATTTATTTGAAATCATCAGGGAAAGAAGAAGCGTAAGAAAATATGAGGAGAAGGATATCCCGGAAGACATCCTTAACCAGGTGCTTGAAGCGGTCAGATGGGCACCGTCTTGGGCCAACACCCAGTGCTGGGAGAT comes from Thermodesulfobacteriota bacterium and encodes:
- a CDS encoding enoyl-CoA hydratase/isomerase family protein encodes the protein MSFIEYALDENVAVVTLNSGENRFNPDFLGAFLDVLDEVENETQATTLVVKSSHEKIFSNGIDLEWLVPVIQKGDIPTAKNYFYQLNALFKRIVTYPMIAVAAITGHAFAGGAILCCAFDFRFMRSDRGYFCFPEVDLGIPFLPGMNAMLKKAIPLYKLEEMEYSGKRLTAEECEQHHIITKACHINQLMDETLAFAKTMNKKRAVIKELKKRLNKDIIHALDVEDVPYIESGKFNI